In Altererythrobacter rubellus, the following are encoded in one genomic region:
- a CDS encoding TlpA disulfide reductase family protein produces the protein MSWSLICASALFLSGCDSGAGHGAQPQEELGVDKQELTGEIDYSFAGELMPAVSVTNPDGAQLNLGALQGQPVLINLWATWCAPCVVEMPMLDELAALKEDELRVLTVSQDMRGAEAVVPLFEDRDFTHLEPWLDPANDLGVSFGGSGAMPLTVLYDAESKELFRVAGGYHWNSEEAIAAIEAVIAD, from the coding sequence TTGTCTTGGTCGCTCATCTGCGCCTCGGCCTTGTTTCTTTCCGGTTGCGATAGTGGCGCTGGCCATGGCGCGCAACCGCAAGAGGAATTGGGCGTAGACAAGCAGGAGTTGACCGGCGAGATCGATTACAGCTTTGCAGGCGAATTGATGCCAGCAGTCAGTGTGACCAATCCGGATGGAGCGCAGCTCAATCTGGGTGCTCTGCAAGGTCAGCCGGTTCTGATTAACCTATGGGCCACCTGGTGCGCGCCATGCGTTGTCGAAATGCCGATGCTGGATGAACTCGCTGCGCTGAAAGAGGACGAGCTGCGCGTGCTGACCGTAAGCCAGGATATGCGCGGCGCAGAAGCTGTCGTGCCGCTCTTCGAAGATCGCGATTTTACGCATCTCGAGCCTTGGCTTGATCCCGCGAATGATCTGGGTGTGAGCTTCGGAGGTAGCGGGGCGATGCCGCTCACCGTGCTGTATGATGCCGAGTCGAAGGAACTTTTTCGTGTCGCGGGCGGCTATCACTGGAACTCGGAAGAAGCGATCGCGGCCATTGAAGCGGTAATCGCAGACTAG
- the truA gene encoding tRNA pseudouridine(38-40) synthase TruA — MTRFALTLEFDGTPFQGLQRQKHGPTVQQAVEEAANAVTGEDVRLFSAGRTDTGVHALAMRSHIDIGKELAPFRLMEALNAHLRPNPIAVTHCEIAPDDWHARFSCIGRSYVYRIINRRAPLTIDHKRAWQVPQELDEKAMHGAAQALVGKHDFTTFRSAHCQSDSPVKSLDRLDVERDGNEIRIHAAARSFLHHQVRSMVGCLKLVGQGVWREDQVAKALAARDRQELGLNAPPHGLYFVEATYADS, encoded by the coding sequence GTGACTCGTTTCGCGCTGACACTGGAATTTGACGGCACACCGTTTCAGGGCCTGCAGCGTCAGAAGCATGGTCCAACCGTGCAGCAAGCCGTCGAGGAGGCGGCCAATGCCGTGACAGGTGAAGATGTTCGCCTGTTCAGCGCTGGCAGAACTGATACCGGCGTGCATGCTCTGGCCATGCGCAGCCACATCGACATCGGAAAAGAACTGGCACCATTCCGCCTGATGGAGGCATTGAACGCCCATCTGCGCCCTAACCCCATCGCCGTGACACATTGCGAGATTGCGCCTGACGATTGGCATGCCCGGTTTTCGTGTATCGGGCGAAGCTATGTCTATCGCATCATCAACCGCCGTGCACCGCTGACGATCGATCATAAGCGCGCCTGGCAAGTCCCGCAGGAGCTTGATGAAAAGGCGATGCACGGCGCTGCGCAGGCGCTGGTTGGCAAGCACGACTTTACCACCTTCAGATCTGCGCATTGCCAGTCAGACAGTCCGGTCAAATCACTCGATCGCTTGGATGTTGAGCGAGACGGAAACGAAATCCGCATTCACGCCGCTGCGCGCAGTTTCCTGCACCATCAGGTGCGCAGCATGGTCGGCTGTTTGAAGCTTGTCGGACAAGGCGTTTGGCGCGAAGATCAGGTTGCAAAAGCACTCGCCGCACGCGACCGGCAGGAATTAGGGCTTAACGCCCCGCCACATGGTCTCTACTTCGTAGAAGCTACTTACGCCGATTCTTGA
- a CDS encoding TrmH family RNA methyltransferase codes for MSDRREITGFSNPTVKYLRSLREKKHRKAAGQFLAEGLRLLTDARECGHVPEVLVMASGRDPHPLLSALEADVLAAGGEVIETSPDILSKITGKSNPQAVAGVFAEFDSSLDVIKRETANIWLVAQALRDPGNLGTMLRTGDAVGAGGLILIDDCADPFSVEAARASMGAIFTQAVARASWEEFLPWLRSGSGQLVAASLRDAVPYRGAPYESPCFILVGNESQGLPEEYETACDLRVTMPMKGRADSLNAAVAGAVLAYEVLAGLDS; via the coding sequence GTGTCTGATCGCCGAGAGATCACCGGCTTTTCCAACCCGACGGTCAAATATCTGCGCAGTCTGCGCGAAAAGAAGCACCGGAAGGCAGCTGGCCAATTTCTGGCCGAAGGATTGCGCCTGCTTACCGATGCGCGGGAATGCGGGCATGTTCCGGAAGTGCTGGTGATGGCCAGCGGGCGCGATCCGCATCCTCTGCTCAGCGCGCTTGAAGCAGACGTCCTAGCCGCGGGTGGCGAGGTCATCGAGACTTCGCCCGATATCCTCAGCAAGATCACCGGTAAATCGAACCCGCAAGCGGTAGCAGGCGTGTTTGCTGAATTTGATAGTTCACTGGACGTTATCAAACGCGAAACCGCAAACATCTGGCTGGTGGCACAAGCGCTGCGCGATCCGGGCAATCTGGGCACCATGCTGCGCACAGGAGATGCTGTGGGCGCAGGCGGGCTGATCCTGATTGACGATTGCGCTGACCCTTTCAGCGTCGAAGCCGCACGCGCCAGCATGGGCGCGATTTTCACGCAGGCCGTGGCGCGTGCAAGCTGGGAAGAATTCCTGCCCTGGCTACGCAGTGGTTCGGGCCAATTGGTTGCCGCAAGCTTGCGCGACGCAGTGCCTTATCGTGGCGCACCTTATGAAAGCCCCTGCTTCATTCTGGTCGGCAATGAGTCGCAAGGCCTGCCCGAGGAATACGAAACCGCATGCGATTTGCGCGTCACGATGCCGATGAAAGGCCGCGCGGACAGCCTCAACGCGGCGGTAGCTGGGGCGGTGTTGGCTTACGAAGTGCTGGCCGGGCTGGACAGTTAA
- a CDS encoding zinc-binding dehydrogenase encodes MTTTGQQLFTTLTADGKLTLEVSEESFPEPTGNQVLVKMEAAPINPSDLAILTSAADFDKAEYSPGKVVAQMPEPFLSGQKSRYGQRLPAGNEGAGTVVATGDSDMAKALMGQRVACVPGNAFSQYAIADAMMCLPLGDHSSEVGASSFVNPMTALGFVENAKMDGQKAIVHTAAASNLGQMLIKICQEDGIELVNIVRKAEHVEMLRGIGAKYVVNSSDDDFMEQLRTAIDESDAFYGFDPIGGGQAVDNVFKAMEQVAVSKMTEYSRYGSNQAKRMFIYGRLDFGPTILTPSYGFGWTLSGWLLTPFLANAGMETVVKMRTRVQQNLTTTFASSYKAKVNLEEMLTKEAISDYRQMKTGEKYLVTPWG; translated from the coding sequence ATGACCACCACTGGCCAACAGCTTTTCACCACGCTTACCGCCGACGGCAAGCTGACGCTGGAAGTGAGCGAAGAGAGCTTTCCTGAACCAACGGGAAATCAAGTGCTGGTCAAGATGGAGGCTGCGCCAATCAATCCGTCAGACCTCGCGATCCTGACCAGTGCAGCCGATTTCGACAAAGCCGAATATTCGCCGGGCAAAGTTGTCGCGCAAATGCCTGAACCTTTCCTCTCAGGCCAGAAAAGCCGCTACGGCCAACGTTTGCCAGCCGGCAATGAAGGTGCAGGCACCGTGGTTGCGACCGGCGACAGCGACATGGCCAAAGCGCTGATGGGCCAGCGCGTGGCCTGCGTTCCCGGCAATGCCTTTTCGCAATACGCTATCGCCGATGCGATGATGTGTCTGCCGCTGGGTGACCATTCCAGCGAAGTGGGTGCGTCCAGCTTCGTTAATCCGATGACTGCGCTGGGATTTGTCGAGAATGCAAAGATGGATGGGCAGAAGGCAATCGTCCATACAGCCGCGGCATCAAACCTTGGACAGATGTTGATCAAGATTTGCCAGGAAGACGGTATCGAGCTGGTCAACATCGTGCGCAAAGCCGAACATGTCGAGATGCTGAGAGGTATTGGCGCGAAATATGTCGTCAACTCCTCTGACGATGATTTCATGGAACAGCTGCGCACAGCAATTGACGAAAGCGATGCTTTCTATGGGTTTGACCCGATCGGCGGTGGGCAAGCGGTCGACAATGTGTTCAAGGCGATGGAGCAGGTCGCGGTCAGCAAGATGACCGAATATTCGCGCTATGGCTCTAACCAGGCAAAGCGCATGTTCATCTACGGCCGCCTTGACTTCGGCCCGACGATCCTGACGCCAAGCTATGGCTTTGGCTGGACGCTGTCAGGCTGGCTGCTGACTCCATTCCTGGCCAATGCGGGGATGGAAACTGTCGTGAAGATGCGCACCCGCGTACAGCAAAACCTCACCACCACTTTTGCGTCGAGCTACAAGGCGAAGGTCAATCTGGAAGAGATGCTGACCAAGGAAGCGATCAGCGATTATCGCCAGATGAAGACCGGCGAAAAATATCTCGTCACGCCCTGGGGCTGA
- the def gene encoding peptide deformylase: MAIREILEVPDPRLKVVSEPVAEDEFNDELKQLVEDMFETMYDAPGIGLAAIQVGVPKRVLVIDLQPEDPDADPIECEHDGHKHTHPATKKEPRTFINPVIVDPAEEQSTYQEGCLSVPEIYADVDRPATCTVRYQDLDGNHHEESMEGLLATCIQHEMDHLEGILFIDHLSRLKRQMALKKLKKLRQAA, from the coding sequence ATGGCTATACGTGAAATTCTGGAAGTGCCGGACCCCCGGCTCAAGGTCGTTTCTGAACCCGTTGCGGAAGACGAGTTCAATGACGAGCTGAAACAGCTGGTCGAGGACATGTTCGAAACGATGTATGACGCGCCCGGAATTGGCCTCGCCGCCATTCAGGTTGGCGTGCCCAAACGCGTGCTGGTGATCGATCTGCAACCGGAAGACCCGGATGCGGATCCGATCGAATGCGAGCATGACGGGCACAAGCACACCCATCCGGCTACAAAGAAAGAGCCGCGCACGTTCATCAATCCGGTTATCGTTGATCCCGCGGAAGAGCAGTCGACCTATCAGGAAGGCTGCCTGTCCGTGCCGGAAATTTACGCCGATGTAGATCGTCCGGCGACCTGTACGGTCCGATATCAGGATCTGGACGGCAACCACCATGAAGAGAGTATGGAAGGCCTGCTCGCGACCTGCATCCAGCACGAGATGGACCACCTGGAGGGCATTCTCTTCATCGACCACCTGTCGCGCCTGAAACGTCAGATGGCGCTCAAGAAGCTGAAGAAGCTAAGGCAGGCGGCGTAA
- a CDS encoding HPr family phosphocarrier protein, with translation MSEFRKTITIVNKRGLHARASAKFVGAVSVLPEGTHVRVAKDGNEAAGGSILGLMMLGAAKGDDVELIVGGVNAESVGGELAALIEDGFGEE, from the coding sequence GTGAGCGAGTTTCGCAAGACAATTACTATCGTCAACAAGCGCGGGCTGCATGCACGCGCCAGCGCAAAATTCGTAGGTGCAGTTTCTGTCCTGCCCGAAGGCACGCATGTACGTGTTGCGAAGGACGGCAATGAAGCGGCTGGCGGTTCGATCCTGGGCCTGATGATGCTTGGCGCCGCCAAAGGCGACGATGTTGAGCTGATCGTTGGCGGAGTGAATGCCGAAAGTGTGGGCGGCGAACTGGCCGCTCTGATCGAAGACGGCTTTGGCGAAGAGTAA
- the fmt gene encoding methionyl-tRNA formyltransferase encodes MTIAFMGTPDFAVPALVALHEAGHELVCVYTQPPSPAGRGKKLQPSPVHRKAKELGIEVRHPTSLKNQDAQAEFAALQADVAVVSAYGLILPQAVLDAPSYGCLNIHASILPRWRGAAPIHRAILAGDAETGVTIMQMEAGLDTGPMLAKVITPIDAKTTGELTEELAELGANAMVGVLNDLEHLAAIPQDDGAATYAPKIDKAEARIDWSKPAEEIERLARGLAPFPGAWSESDGERVKLLRAELAEGSGNPGEVLNEDFTIACGSGAIRPLRLQRAGKPAMDREDFLRGNPIAKGTILS; translated from the coding sequence ATGACAATCGCGTTCATGGGAACCCCTGACTTCGCCGTTCCGGCGCTGGTTGCGTTGCACGAAGCAGGGCACGAGTTGGTGTGCGTCTATACCCAGCCGCCGAGCCCCGCAGGGAGAGGGAAAAAGCTTCAGCCATCCCCGGTGCATCGCAAGGCGAAAGAACTGGGGATCGAGGTTCGGCATCCGACCTCTCTCAAGAACCAAGATGCGCAGGCGGAGTTCGCGGCATTGCAAGCAGATGTGGCGGTGGTATCTGCCTATGGCCTGATCCTGCCGCAAGCGGTGCTCGACGCGCCCAGCTACGGCTGTCTCAATATCCACGCTTCAATCCTGCCGCGCTGGCGCGGAGCGGCCCCCATCCACCGCGCAATTCTGGCCGGAGATGCGGAAACGGGTGTCACGATCATGCAAATGGAAGCCGGGCTGGATACAGGGCCCATGCTCGCCAAGGTGATAACACCGATAGATGCCAAGACCACGGGCGAACTGACAGAGGAACTGGCCGAACTGGGCGCCAATGCAATGGTGGGCGTGCTCAACGATCTGGAGCATCTGGCCGCGATCCCGCAGGATGATGGTGCGGCAACCTATGCGCCCAAAATAGATAAAGCCGAAGCGCGGATCGACTGGTCAAAACCGGCAGAGGAAATTGAACGGCTGGCGCGTGGCCTCGCCCCCTTCCCGGGCGCATGGTCTGAAAGCGACGGAGAGCGCGTAAAATTGCTGCGGGCAGAATTGGCCGAAGGTTCAGGTAATCCCGGTGAGGTTCTCAATGAAGATTTCACCATCGCTTGCGGGTCCGGCGCGATCCGCCCGCTCCGCCTGCAACGCGCGGGCAAACCGGCGATGGATCGTGAGGACTTCCTGCGCGGCAATCCCATTGCGAAAGGCACCATTCTGTCGTGA
- a CDS encoding HPr kinase/phosphorylase gives MSDGKTLIGVSAVAIDGRAVLIEGPPGSGKSSLALALVDRGAVLIGDDGVCLANGSDQVIARPPPNIEGKMEIRGVGIVNLETTSAPLALILLLEAEGSRLPEILEQREIFDCIVPVLPFRRGDAIQATRAEWALRKHGLSF, from the coding sequence ATGAGCGATGGCAAAACTCTGATAGGCGTTAGCGCGGTTGCGATCGACGGTCGTGCCGTCCTGATTGAAGGCCCTCCGGGAAGTGGCAAGAGCAGCCTGGCGCTCGCATTGGTCGATCGCGGTGCAGTGCTGATCGGAGATGACGGCGTGTGTCTCGCAAACGGCAGCGACCAAGTGATAGCCAGACCTCCGCCAAACATTGAGGGAAAAATGGAGATCCGCGGCGTCGGTATTGTGAACCTGGAAACCACATCCGCGCCGCTTGCCTTGATTCTTTTGCTCGAGGCCGAAGGTTCAAGACTTCCCGAAATCCTTGAGCAGCGCGAAATATTCGACTGCATTGTCCCGGTTCTGCCCTTCCGTAGAGGCGATGCAATTCAAGCGACCCGCGCCGAATGGGCATTGCGCAAACATGGGCTTAGCTTCTAG
- the recR gene encoding recombination mediator RecR, whose translation MASQEIEALAGALSRLPGLGPRSARRAVLWLVKNREQALPTLLEALGAVRDTLVECEICGNVDTKNPCGICADHRRDLKSLCVVEDVADLWALDRARLFTGRYHVLGGKLSALDGIGPEDLNIASLLSRIEEGGIDEVVLAMNATLEGQTTAHYLAERLEAFPLRITQLAHGLPVGGELDYLDEGTLAQALRARRPVD comes from the coding sequence ATGGCATCGCAAGAGATCGAAGCATTGGCAGGTGCATTGTCGCGTCTGCCCGGATTGGGCCCGCGCAGCGCGCGGCGCGCGGTTTTGTGGTTGGTCAAGAACCGTGAGCAGGCGCTGCCAACGCTGCTAGAGGCATTGGGCGCGGTTCGCGATACGCTGGTTGAATGCGAAATTTGCGGCAATGTCGATACGAAGAACCCTTGCGGGATTTGTGCCGACCACCGCCGCGATCTAAAATCGCTCTGCGTGGTCGAAGATGTGGCAGACCTTTGGGCGCTTGACCGCGCGCGACTGTTCACCGGCAGGTATCACGTGCTGGGCGGAAAGCTGTCCGCGCTCGACGGCATCGGGCCGGAGGATCTGAATATCGCTTCGCTTTTGTCTCGCATTGAAGAAGGCGGGATCGACGAGGTGGTTCTGGCAATGAACGCGACGCTGGAGGGGCAAACCACGGCGCATTACCTCGCTGAGCGGCTAGAGGCGTTTCCGCTGCGCATCACGCAGCTGGCGCATGGCCTGCCTGTGGGCGGCGAGCTCGATTATCTGGATGAAGGCACGCTGGCGCAGGCGCTTAGGGCGCGGAGGCCTGTTGACTAA
- a CDS encoding DNA recombination protein RmuC, with amino-acid sequence MDPTLLTIIALVLGLAIGAGSGWFIGSRQAADTRAKLAEVEAVAAEREAEFKTAIKELGEAQIELATLKANAANFDKQMAQMKEAREEMLTQFKALGSEVLSRSQEEFLKRADERFKQSEEAGEAKIKTLLQPVGERLAKYELQVETLEKQRVDAFGQLTGLIQSMREGQEEVRREAQRLGNSLTNAPKARGRWGERALQNLLEQCGLAEHTDFLMEQSVDTEDGRLRPDAIINVPGQKKLVIDSKVSLNAYQAAFEADDDDARKTHLEMHAKSMRNHVQTLGAKSYQSQFEEAPDYVIMFIPGEHFVTAALDADPTLWDFAFERRVLLATPTNLVAIARTVAQVWRQDGLAKEAQEIGRMGAELYERLSTAAQHLKRVGGGLESAVKNYNSFVGSFERNVLSSGKRLAEKGIEIGKREIEEVPLVEGAPRYTSDDLLIDGGKDGAE; translated from the coding sequence ATGGACCCTACACTTCTTACTATCATCGCGCTTGTTCTTGGTCTCGCAATTGGTGCGGGGTCAGGGTGGTTTATCGGCTCTCGCCAAGCGGCGGATACAAGGGCCAAATTGGCCGAAGTGGAGGCTGTTGCTGCAGAACGCGAAGCCGAATTCAAAACCGCGATCAAGGAACTGGGTGAGGCGCAGATTGAGCTTGCCACGCTGAAAGCGAACGCTGCCAATTTCGACAAGCAGATGGCGCAGATGAAAGAAGCGCGTGAGGAGATGCTCACACAGTTCAAGGCGCTCGGCAGCGAAGTGCTGTCGCGCAGTCAGGAAGAATTCCTCAAGCGTGCTGATGAGCGCTTCAAGCAGTCCGAAGAAGCGGGTGAAGCCAAGATCAAGACCTTGCTGCAACCCGTGGGTGAGCGGCTGGCCAAGTATGAGCTACAAGTTGAAACGCTGGAGAAACAGCGGGTCGATGCCTTTGGTCAGCTGACCGGCCTGATCCAGTCAATGCGTGAAGGGCAGGAAGAGGTGCGCCGCGAGGCGCAGCGGCTGGGCAATTCGCTCACCAATGCGCCCAAGGCACGTGGGCGCTGGGGCGAGAGGGCGCTGCAAAACCTGCTCGAACAATGCGGCCTTGCTGAACACACCGATTTTCTGATGGAGCAGTCGGTCGACACTGAAGACGGGCGCCTGCGCCCTGATGCCATTATCAACGTACCGGGCCAGAAAAAGCTCGTAATCGATTCCAAAGTTTCGCTCAACGCCTATCAGGCCGCGTTCGAGGCTGATGATGACGATGCGCGCAAGACGCATTTGGAAATGCATGCGAAGTCCATGCGCAACCACGTCCAGACGCTTGGCGCAAAAAGCTATCAAAGCCAGTTTGAAGAAGCACCCGACTACGTCATCATGTTTATTCCGGGCGAACATTTTGTGACAGCTGCCCTGGATGCGGATCCAACATTGTGGGACTTTGCCTTCGAACGGCGTGTCTTGCTGGCTACCCCGACCAACTTGGTCGCCATCGCGCGGACGGTCGCGCAAGTCTGGCGGCAGGATGGCCTTGCTAAAGAGGCGCAGGAAATCGGACGCATGGGGGCAGAGTTGTACGAGCGACTTTCAACCGCTGCACAGCATCTGAAACGGGTGGGGGGTGGCCTCGAAAGCGCGGTCAAGAATTACAACAGCTTCGTTGGCAGCTTTGAACGCAATGTGCTGTCATCCGGCAAGAGGTTGGCGGAAAAAGGCATCGAGATCGGCAAGCGCGAAATCGAGGAGGTCCCGCTCGTTGAAGGCGCGCCGCGATATACGTCGGACGACTTGCTCATCGATGGCGGCAAGGACGGGGCTGAATAG
- the rapZ gene encoding RNase adapter RapZ has product MSSTDHLDSAPQHILLVTGMLGAGKSTALDVLEDLGWEAIDNLPVRFLKTMAAAPGLSGTPIAIGFDSRTRGFVPDEIIGLVDRLSHQNASISTMFIDCSTEELERRYNETRRRHALASGRPLTEGIRAERDLLAPLRNWAEVVIDTTSFNPNELQQKLRELYSQSPSTPMTVTVSSFGFAKGYPPLADLVFDMRFLDNPHWVDGLRELTGLDKAVGDHIRNDPGFKSATSQILPLITDLLPRYQAQGKSYVHIAFGCTGGRHRSVFTAEHIAEGLREAGFSPTVRHRNLGSRTSDEIEGARR; this is encoded by the coding sequence ATGAGCTCCACCGATCACCTCGACTCGGCGCCACAGCACATCCTGCTGGTCACAGGCATGTTGGGTGCCGGAAAGTCCACTGCACTCGATGTGCTGGAGGATTTGGGTTGGGAAGCAATCGACAATCTCCCGGTGCGATTTCTCAAGACAATGGCAGCTGCTCCTGGCTTGTCAGGCACGCCCATTGCTATCGGATTTGATTCACGCACACGCGGGTTTGTACCGGACGAGATAATCGGATTAGTCGATAGGTTATCTCATCAGAACGCCTCAATCTCGACTATGTTCATTGACTGCTCGACCGAAGAATTGGAGCGACGCTACAATGAAACGCGCCGCCGCCATGCACTCGCAAGCGGGCGTCCACTAACAGAGGGAATACGCGCGGAACGCGATCTGTTGGCACCGCTCAGGAACTGGGCCGAAGTCGTTATCGACACCACCAGTTTCAATCCGAACGAGTTGCAGCAGAAACTGCGCGAACTCTATTCACAGTCCCCCAGCACTCCGATGACGGTAACGGTCTCAAGCTTTGGGTTTGCCAAAGGCTACCCTCCGCTCGCCGATCTCGTGTTTGACATGCGATTCCTTGATAACCCGCATTGGGTAGACGGATTACGTGAACTGACCGGGCTCGACAAAGCCGTGGGTGATCACATCAGGAATGATCCGGGCTTCAAATCCGCCACCTCTCAAATTCTCCCGCTGATCACGGATTTGCTGCCAAGATATCAGGCGCAGGGCAAATCGTATGTTCACATTGCCTTTGGCTGCACCGGCGGACGCCATCGTTCTGTCTTCACCGCCGAACACATCGCAGAAGGCTTGCGCGAGGCAGGATTTTCGCCCACTGTCCGCCACCGCAATCTGGGTTCACGCACCAGCGACGAGATCGAAGGGGCAAGGCGTTGA
- a CDS encoding PTS sugar transporter subunit IIA, with product MIGLILVTHGDLADHFVDAMEHVVGPQQDVATVCIGPNDDMENRRQEIADAISSVQYGEGVIVLTDLFGGTPSNLAISLLDRGHVEVIAGINLPMLIRLAGARKKMSVIDAVAAAKKAGRNYITVASEFLGDEAAPEEARA from the coding sequence ATGATCGGATTGATCCTCGTCACGCATGGCGATCTGGCCGACCACTTTGTGGACGCGATGGAGCATGTTGTCGGCCCGCAGCAAGACGTGGCCACCGTGTGCATCGGCCCCAATGACGATATGGAAAACCGGCGCCAGGAAATTGCCGACGCAATCTCGTCGGTCCAATATGGCGAGGGTGTAATAGTGTTGACCGATCTGTTCGGCGGCACGCCATCTAATCTGGCGATTTCGCTGCTTGATCGCGGCCATGTTGAAGTGATTGCCGGCATCAACCTACCGATGCTGATTCGTCTGGCTGGAGCGCGCAAGAAGATGAGTGTGATCGATGCCGTTGCCGCAGCGAAGAAGGCTGGCCGCAACTACATCACTGTTGCCAGCGAGTTTCTCGGCGACGAGGCTGCGCCGGAAGAGGCTCGCGCGTGA